The following nucleotide sequence is from Sphingomonas telluris.
TCGAGAAGGCTCGAGCCAACCTCGGTTCGCCGGGCATGAACAACCCGAAGGTGCGTCAGGCGCTCGCGGCATTGGACCAGGCGCGCCTCGACCTCCGGAATACCGAGGTACGCGCCCCCTCCGACGGCACGGTGACCAACCTGCGGCTGGCGGCAGGACAATATGTAGGTCCTGGCCAGCCCCTCTTGAGCTTCCTCGAAAGTGGTCCGCGCTGGATCTCGGCGGACATGCGCGAGAACCAGCTCGGCAACATCAGGCCGGGTCAGGACGTCGCCATCGCGTTCGACATCCGGCCGGGCAAGTTGTTCAAGGGCAAAGTACATAGCATCGGTTGGGGTGTCAGCCAGGGCGACGAAGCGCCCACCGGCCAATTGTCGACAATGCCGAAGGAGCAGGGGTGGCTACGAGAGCCGCAGCGATTCCCGGTCCGCATCATGATCCTGCCCGAGGAGGCGAAGAAGGCGCGCTTCGACAACGGGCGCAGCGGCGCGCAGGCCAACGTCATCGTCTTCACTGGCGACAATTTCATCATGAACCCGATCGGGAGGCTCTGGATCAAGATCGTCGCACTGCTGAGCTACCTCCAGTAGCGCGATGGCGACCGCCGCCCATTCC
It contains:
- a CDS encoding HlyD family secretion protein; this encodes MNDSAQAATANQPVATEMTVGSGKPPASPMRKIVLIALLLLLILFVYHVLSDRFTPYTSQARVDTYLTQIAPEVAGDVLQVAVKDNGSVRKGQLLFRIDPEPYEVAVRSAEANLSVALQAADVSVADVAAAQASLRKQRVDLAANRQLGGIVTGLVNQKALAETQGIRARAEVAKTEADVTRAQADLEKARANLGSPGMNNPKVRQALAALDQARLDLRNTEVRAPSDGTVTNLRLAAGQYVGPGQPLLSFLESGPRWISADMRENQLGNIRPGQDVAIAFDIRPGKLFKGKVHSIGWGVSQGDEAPTGQLSTMPKEQGWLREPQRFPVRIMILPEEAKKARFDNGRSGAQANVIVFTGDNFIMNPIGRLWIKIVALLSYLQ